The Carnobacterium divergens nucleotide sequence TCGTCCGCTTTCGTATTCTTTGTAAATTTTATCAACACCATATGCTTCAAGAGCTTTTTGTTGGGAATCAAATTTTTGTTGATGTGTACTTACCCGCATGTAACCAATTATTGCCATCTGTGTGGCCCCTTTCATAATAAACCTAAAATGCTACGTATAATGATTCTTGTATTTTATCTATGAAACTAGTTTGTTGAAAGTTGATGAAAAAAATGATGTGTAGTTTGTTCTTTTTTTGTTATTAAATAAAGAGGTCTTTTTTACTATTGACTTTGATATATATCTATAATAAACTTATGATTTTTTGACCAATAAAATAACTGGATATATAAAATTTTTTATTTTTTTAAAACGTCTATATGAAAGGATTTCTTATTTTTTTGGAAATCTTTTTTTTCGTTTTACTTGATTTTCTAATTATCATATGTTTTTTAGACTAGTAATTACCTATTAGATATGTAATTATTTTTGCATTAAAAATAACAATGAAAATAAAATTCGGTTAGCGGAGGAAAAGAAAGAATGAATGAAGATTATTGGGAAGACGTTACGGTGTACAATGTTAGTTTTCGTGCAACAGATGACCGCTTAATTAATAAAGTGTTGGTTTTTCCAACGTCATATACTGAATTAGCAGTTAAAGAATCAATTGAAAAAAATTTTTTTAAATTAAAAAAGATTGAACGTATTGAAGAATTTCAAGAGGCGTTACTGATTTCTCTGTAAACGCGTGGATTAAGAGTGATTGAAGGGGGGTGAAATGAGACTAGTCTGATTACTGAAAATAAATCAAAAAAATTAAGACTAGGAACTCATTAAGAAAATCAAAAAGAAAGGAGAAAACAAATGAAAAGAATTATAAACCTATTTGTTGTTACTCTCTTACTTTCTTTTAGTTTTATAGTGCAAAGTGAAGCAAAGGCGGAAAGCTCAACGGAATCAGAGGTAGGAATTACCTTTGAAGGAGAAGAATACGAGCCTCCAATTTTTCCTCTACCTAATGATGATTCAGACATTAGCATTCCATTATTAGACCCACCTATTCAAGGGCAGTTACCACAAACAAGTGAATCTGTTAATCGTGGCTCTTTGTTAGTAGGGTTATTTTTAGTGTTGACTGCTTATTATTTAACAATCACAAAAAGAGATGTTAATGAATCAAAATCAAGCATATAAAACTATATCCGATTTAGATAGAAAGGTGGAAGGAAATGAAAGTAGTCATCAAAAAAAGTTTGTTGGGAATAGCAGCAATATTAGGTTTGAGCATGTTAGTGCCTCATGCGTTAGCCGCTGAAACAAGTAGTCAAGCCGATTCAGATGTGGATCTTACGTACATTAAAAACGACGAAACGACAAAACCAATTGATCCGTCAGAACCAAAAGATGAAATTGAAGATAAACCAGGTACAGGAGAAAAAGGTCCGTTAAGCATCGATTATGCCTCTTCAATTTCCTTTGCGAAACAAAAAGTCTCAGGAGCAGAAAGAATTTATTACGCACTTCCAGACTTTGTAACAGTCAAGGCAACGGGAGTTGAAAAAGAAGTACCAAACTATGTCCAAATAACCGATAATCGTGGAACAGCTTCAGGTTGGACGCTTCAAGTGAAACAGCAAAATGCATTAAGATCTGCATCAGGTTCCGAATTAAAGGGCGCATTTCTTACCTTAAACAATGCATATGCTAGTTCTAAAAATGGTCAAGTAAGTGATGCATCGAAACCAAGCACACGCTCAAACGTTGACCTTGTTGTAACCAATACAGGTGAAGGTGAATTCTCGACACTTATGTCTGCTAAAGGGGAAAAGGAAAATCAAGTTGGCCAAGGAATAGGAACATGGACAGCTGGATTTTTAAAAAATGCAGATCAAACTGAAGGGGTTCAAGTAACCGTTCCTGCAAACCTTAAGATCAATCAAGAAAAATATACAACAACGCTTGTCTGGTTATTAAGCGATACGCCAGGCAACTAAAAAGGTAGAATTACTCAGATTCAAGGGGGAAAGAAAATGAAATTAACAAAGATTAGTTTAATGGGGTTAGTTGTTTCATCTAGTTTTGCGCTAACGGTTCCTGCATTTGCAGAATCAACACTTAAACCTAATGAAGCTGCAACAGACCAATCACAAGCAGATATCTTCTTTAAACAAAAACCAGTTGATCCTGACAATCCAAATAACAGTGGACCACTTATGATTAAACGGATTTCTGCCATTGATTTTGGGGAACAACTAATCTCCGGGAATGACACCACATATTATGCAAATTATCGTGATTTAGATAAAGAATATGATGTTGATGGAAATGTCATTGGAGAAAACATGCCTGCTTACGTGCAAGTAGAAGACAATCGTGGAACCAATAAAGGGTGGCAACTATTTATTAAAAATGATGGGTTTAAAACAAATAACGCCGCTAAAACAGAGTTAAAAGCCGCTGATTTAACATTCAATGTTACTTCTGTTAAAGGAGCAACTGTTTCAAATAATCAACCAAGTACATTGCCTGATCAATTTCTTAAAGAAAATGGCGTGACGTTAACAAATGAGTATCAATCACTGGTAACGGCAACGGATGGTAGAGGAATGGGAACGGTTGATTTATTGATGGGTGAAAAAAATACAAATGGAGCGGTGAGAAACCAATCTGTTTCGTTATTTGTACCAGGTTCATCAACTAAAATTAAAGATGCCAAATATACAACAACGGTCACATGGTTATTAATGAATGATCCAGTAACAGCACCAACAAAATAAACTACTAAGTCAGAGTACTTAAGTAAGAAAGAAGTGAAAAGATGAACTTAAAAAAATTAGTATTGGTTGGAATTTTAAGCTCTAGTATTTTAGGAAGCTCCGTTGCATTTGCAGATGAAGCTAATCGTGAGGGGAACATTCCGTCAAAAGATACCTCAGAATTAAAAGAAAAAGAAGCAGCTAAAGCAAAATCAGAAGGTGAGATTCGCTTTAAATGGGAAGAAACAGATCCAGATAATCCTAATAATAGTGGACCATTAAGCATTAATCGTATTTCCCACATTGATTTTGGGGAACAATTTATTTCTGGAGACGACAAAGTCTATCATGCGCTTTACCGTGCACAAGATGTTTCTTATGACAAAGATGGAGTGGTTGAAGCAGGCAAACATTTGCCTTCATACATTCAAGTTAAAGACAATCGTGCAACCAACGCAGGTTGGGGACTGTTTGTTAAAAGTAACGGATTTCATGAAGTTGACGGAAAAACCAACTCAGCAGGGACGTCAGAACTAACAGGAGCTATTTTAAGCCTAAGCGCAACAAAATCAATTGCAAAATCAGCTGGGAATATTGTTCCTACAGGATTGAATAAAAAGGTTGAACTAGGCAATGAGGGTGAATACCATCAACTAGTAAACGCCGCTAAAGGTGAAGGTATGGGACTAACGGACAATATGTTAGGTGACGAACTACCCGCACCACCAGCAGGTGAAAAAAATACAGCAATTACACTATCTGTACCAGGTAATACTGCTAAAGTAAAAGATGGTAAATATACGACTGAATTAACATGGCTGCTGATGAGTGAACCTTCTGCAGACGAAATGAAAAGGTAGGAATCGATTATGAAAAAAATAACACTAAGTTTAGTAGGCGTTTTTCTTTTTTCATCTGTCTTTTTAGGAACAACAGCATCAGCAGTAGAAGAAGTTGGAAAACCAGTGAAATCAAACGGATATGTAAATTTTGATTACGATGATGAAGATGCAACGCTAGGAACATTACGAATTAATAAAGTATCTAAAATCAACTTCGGTACCACTCCAACTAAAGGAGATACGGTCACAATCAATTCCATTTATTCAGCAGAAGATGAAAAAGATGGAGAGTTTTTACCACTAAATGTTCAAACGGTTGATAATCGCGGAAACAGCGCCGGTTGGCAACTTCAAGTTCAACAAACACGCCAATTCACTCAATTAGATGAATCAAATGTTCCTATTACGGATGCCAATAAGGAAAATGGTACTCTGTTAGATGGAGCTGAGCTAACATTGACAGCAACAAAAGCAACCGATTTATCAGCTGAGAAAGAAGCAAATCGAATTGCTCCTTCTATCTTTAAAAAAGTCACACTATCAACTGCTAAAGATGCAGGTTTTGTGACGGTTGCTTCGGCAAAAGAAAATGAAGGAATTGGAAGTTGGAATACTCTTTTTGGAGAAACTTCAGATACAATTGCTAATAACAACAGCGCAGTTACATTAAAAATACCAGGGGAAATCAAAAAAAATAAAGATGTTAGTTATGAAGCCGAATTAACTTGGACAATTGTTGCAACACCAGAAATCTAATAATAAAAAAGAATAGGGGAAATAAATCATGAAATTAACAAAATTAGCAGTAGTAGGATTAATGGCAACAACGGTGTTAGGATCAACAGTTCCAGCTTTAGCAGCAAGCGAAGTAGGAACACCAGCAACTTCAAAAGGAGCAGTTAACTTTCAAGAAGGTGGCGGTGAAACAACTCCGACAGATCCAGGAAACAATGGTGAAGATGGTGGAACGATAGTAAAACCAGATCCATCAAATCCAGGTGGGGCAGGCTTCTTGCGTATTGACCAAGCACCAGATTTAGATTTTGGAACTATGGCAATTGCAGG carries:
- a CDS encoding LPXTG cell wall anchor domain-containing protein; translation: MKRIINLFVVTLLLSFSFIVQSEAKAESSTESEVGITFEGEEYEPPIFPLPNDDSDISIPLLDPPIQGQLPQTSESVNRGSLLVGLFLVLTAYYLTITKRDVNESKSSI
- a CDS encoding WxL domain-containing protein, with the protein product MKVVIKKSLLGIAAILGLSMLVPHALAAETSSQADSDVDLTYIKNDETTKPIDPSEPKDEIEDKPGTGEKGPLSIDYASSISFAKQKVSGAERIYYALPDFVTVKATGVEKEVPNYVQITDNRGTASGWTLQVKQQNALRSASGSELKGAFLTLNNAYASSKNGQVSDASKPSTRSNVDLVVTNTGEGEFSTLMSAKGEKENQVGQGIGTWTAGFLKNADQTEGVQVTVPANLKINQEKYTTTLVWLLSDTPGN
- a CDS encoding WxL domain-containing protein — translated: MKLTKISLMGLVVSSSFALTVPAFAESTLKPNEAATDQSQADIFFKQKPVDPDNPNNSGPLMIKRISAIDFGEQLISGNDTTYYANYRDLDKEYDVDGNVIGENMPAYVQVEDNRGTNKGWQLFIKNDGFKTNNAAKTELKAADLTFNVTSVKGATVSNNQPSTLPDQFLKENGVTLTNEYQSLVTATDGRGMGTVDLLMGEKNTNGAVRNQSVSLFVPGSSTKIKDAKYTTTVTWLLMNDPVTAPTK
- a CDS encoding WxL domain-containing protein, with product MNLKKLVLVGILSSSILGSSVAFADEANREGNIPSKDTSELKEKEAAKAKSEGEIRFKWEETDPDNPNNSGPLSINRISHIDFGEQFISGDDKVYHALYRAQDVSYDKDGVVEAGKHLPSYIQVKDNRATNAGWGLFVKSNGFHEVDGKTNSAGTSELTGAILSLSATKSIAKSAGNIVPTGLNKKVELGNEGEYHQLVNAAKGEGMGLTDNMLGDELPAPPAGEKNTAITLSVPGNTAKVKDGKYTTELTWLLMSEPSADEMKR
- a CDS encoding WxL domain-containing protein, which codes for MKKITLSLVGVFLFSSVFLGTTASAVEEVGKPVKSNGYVNFDYDDEDATLGTLRINKVSKINFGTTPTKGDTVTINSIYSAEDEKDGEFLPLNVQTVDNRGNSAGWQLQVQQTRQFTQLDESNVPITDANKENGTLLDGAELTLTATKATDLSAEKEANRIAPSIFKKVTLSTAKDAGFVTVASAKENEGIGSWNTLFGETSDTIANNNSAVTLKIPGEIKKNKDVSYEAELTWTIVATPEI